TTGCTAATTTCAACATGCTAAGGCAGTATCaaaaagaaagatttttttttttttgaatgttaTGACATAAATGTCCCTCAAGCCAACTATTGACAGCCTGGGATATTggtgtatttctgtattttagtTGTAGGTCAAGGTTTTACATTTTTAGAGCACTAATTAGCTAATGCTATCTAGTGCCTAACGCCTTGTGTTGCTGATTTCAATGTGTTAAGGCATTGtcaaaaagttaaatatattttatcatttttatcttaTGACATAAATGCCACTCATCCCAAACTGTTGGTATATTTTTTCTATGTGCCCATGGGCTAAGTTTTCAGATTATTTATGTTCTTTTTTGGATGCACCATCCCGTCAGTGCATCTGAAAGAACCAGTATTTTGACTTTAACCTATTAAAATAACTGACGCCTTGTTCCTGTGAGTGCACTATGCTGCAACAAAGATGTGAATAGGGAGGAAGAAGTAGCTCCAGTGAATGTTACTGAAAATGAGAAGATGGAACATTGCATTCTGGGTATCTTTCTCCACTCTGTAGGACACTGCTCTTCAGTTCTGCTCAGCTACATCTGACCTGACATCACTGGCAGGATGTCACTGCAACCATTCAGGCTGGACGTGCCATCAGTCCCTGGTCTGAGCTGTTCTATTGGACAACGTGCAGGGAGGAGTGCAGGGTTCAGAACTCCGAAGACGCCCCCACATCCATGTACATGAGTCTCCACGCTGCCATCTCATCTCTTGTGGAAGCTGGGACTGTGAATGATCTGAGAAAGTTTTCCAAATGAGTCTATAGTGTCCATGGGTTCTTCTGTCTGTGTGATGCTCTGCTGGTCCTGGAGGTACAGTTCAGGATGTGGGGCCTGCTCCAGGGTGCTGATCCTGGGGAGGAACTGGGCCAGGGCCGGTACGCCTCGGTCCCGGCCCTGCAGCCTCTGCCGATGGTTTCCCAAGCTGAGGAGCACTCCGTGTTTGTCCGAGACATAGATGTTGTAGCCGTCCGGTAAGATCTGCTCTCTGAAGGTGCAGTCGTCTCTGCTGTAGGTTTGCTGCAAGAGAAAGTCAAAGtcatatttatatcattttatatcgtttatatcattttatatttatgttagattttattttttcagtatgtcttcttttattgttttatgtattttattggggttttttttggttttttttattggaTTAGACATTTTAAAAAGCTATTCTGCTGTTTTTAAGATAGAAAAAGACTTTAGGTATCCATGCAGAAAAATATGTCTTTATCCAACTCAGTTAAAGGAAAAAAAGttgcttttgtatttttatgcaaATCATGGATACATATCTTACTGTATATCACTATTTTAAGATTTTTACAACAGGATTAGTTTAAACAAAATGTAGGATTTAGGAGGTGTAGATAGTAGAAATACAAGACTAAGTACATATCCTGAGTAATGcagtttaagtaaaaaaaaaaaaaaaaaaactagttaaAAATTACTAAATCTATTGGGAAGGAATTTATACCATATCTCATGACCAGCTGAGGAGTTATATActttaaaataaacattaaatcggcatttaaaaatactaaatacagttGCAAGTGGCAATGACTGGGTTCATTCAGCCTCAACTATTTAACTGCTGAAGATCTATTAAGACCAGATGAAGGGTGTTAGTGACAAGTTGAACCCTGACCACTGACCTATTCAATGAGACATGTCTCAAAGCatgttagagcaaaaaaaaaaacacgaaaaataATCAGAGCTCAAGAATAAAgggaaataaataatgaattaacT
This sequence is a window from Sphaeramia orbicularis chromosome 3, fSphaOr1.1, whole genome shotgun sequence. Protein-coding genes within it:
- the fgf19 gene encoding fibroblast growth factor 19, giving the protein MLLLLLITVCVANVLFASGVVCVPLADHGPHLDHGWGQVVRLRHLYAARPGLHLLIGVDGQVRGSADQTAHSLLEIRPVDPGCVVIRGVATERFLCIEADGTQYTTQTYSRDDCTFREQILPDGYNIYVSDKHGVLLSLGNHRQRLQGRDRGVPALAQFLPRISTLEQAPHPELYLQDQQSITQTEEPMDTIDSFGKLSQIIHSPSFHKR